A window from Drosophila subobscura isolate 14011-0131.10 chromosome O, UCBerk_Dsub_1.0, whole genome shotgun sequence encodes these proteins:
- the LOC117898386 gene encoding G protein-coupled receptor kinase 2 — protein sequence MELENIVANTVYLKAREGGSDSNKGKSKKWRKILQFPHISQCINLKDKLDISYGYVIDQQPIGRELFRQFCENKRPIYFRYIVFLEQVVKYEIEYIVNRIFMGHDIGRRFLDVEPQLELRNGGGLGGGDALDAETREELLLNSSNANPTETTTAETENCNNTTANNCNNITSNSNSISHSNSSNINHKKLDTRNHNGDDHATADGITDDGDEGVECGDSHDDAAAEKAISAGGNATGIGGSADELVLDVLNDDLIAQVRNKLNSGGKDIFVQCVKAVKAFLAGEPFREFENSMYFHRYLQWKWLEAQPITYKTFRMYRVLGKGGFGEVCACQVRATGKMYACKKLEKKRIKKRKGESMVLIEKQILQKINSPFVVNLAYAYETKDALCLVLTIMNGGDLKFHIYNMGGEPGFELERARFYAAEVACGLQHLHKQGIVYRDCKPENILLDDHGHVRISDLGLAVEIPEGEMVRGRVGTVGYMAPEVIDNEKYAFSPDWFSFGCLLYEMIEGQAPFRMRKEKVKREEVDRRVKEDPEKYSSKFNDEAKSMCQQLLAKSIKQRLGCRNGRMGAQDVMAHPFFHSTQLNWRRLEAGMLEPPFVPDPHAVYAKDVLDIEQFSTVKGVNIDESDTNFYTKFNTGSVSISWQTEMMETECFRELNVFGPEECPTPDLQINATPEPDKAGCFPFRRKKKQPARTQPIPIPEHLLTTSHSVSSTTVES from the exons GTGGTTCCGACAGCAACAAGGGAAAGAGTAAAAAATGGCGCAAAATCCTACAATTTCCACACATATCGCAATGCATCAACCTGAAAGACAAATTAG ATATAAGCTATGGCTACGTGATAGATCAGCAACCCATTGGTCGTGAGCTCTTTCGACAGTTCTGCGAGAACAAGCGGCCCATCTACTTTCGCTACATCGTTTTTCTCGAGCAGGTGGTCAA ATACGAGATAGAGTACATTGTGAATCGCATATTTATGGGCCATGACATTGGACGGCGCTTCCTCGATGTTGAgccgcagctggagctgcgtAATGGCGGCGGACTGGGGGGTGGCGATGCACTCGATGCGGAGACGcgggaggagctgctgctcaacagcagcaatgcaAATCCaaccgaaacaacaacagctgagACTGAAAACTGCAACAATACCACCgccaacaactgcaacaacatcaccagcaacagcaacagcatcagccacagcaacagcagcaacatcaatcACAAGAAGCTGGACACACGCAACCATAACGGGGACGACCATGCCACTGCTGATGGCATCACCGACGATGGCGATGAGGGCGTCGAGTGCGGCGACAGTCATGACGATGCTGCCGCAGAGAAAGCGATCAGCGCCGGCGGCAATGCCACTGGCATTGGAGGATCCGCAGACGAGCTGGTTCTGGACGTGCTCAACGATGATCTCATTGCGCAAGTGCGTAACAAACTGAACTCTGGCGGCAAAGACATCTTTGTCCAGTGCGTCAAGGCAGTGAAGGCGTTCCTGGCCGGCGAGCCCTTCAGAGAGTTTGAGAACTCCATGTACTTTCATCG TTACTTGCAGTGGAAGTGGCTGGAGGCGCAGCCAATCACCTATAAAACATTTCGCATGTATCGTGTCCTCGGAAAGGGTGGCTTTGGCGAGGTCTGCGCCTGTCAG GTGCGGGCCACAGGGAAAATGTACGCGTGCAAAAAGCTGGAGAAAAAACGCATCAAGAAGCGCAAGGGCGAATCGATGGTGCTCATCGAGAAGCAGATACTGCAGAAAATCAACTCCCCCTTTGTGGTGAATCTGGCCTATGCATACGAGACAAAGGATGCCCTCTGCCTGGTCCTGACCATAATGAATG GCGGCGATTTGAAATTTCACATTTACAACATGGGTGGCGAGCCGGGCTTTGAGCTGGAGCGTGCCCGCTTCTATGCCGCGGAGGTGGCCTGCGGACTGCAGCATCTGCACAAGCAGGGCATCGTTTATAGGGACTGCAAGCCCGAGAATATACTGCTCGATGATCATGGTCATGTGCGCATATCCGACCTCGGACTGGCCGTGGAGATACCCGAAGGCGAGATGGTGCGCGGACGTGTGGGCACAGTGG GCTACATGGCGCCTGAGGTTATTGACAATGAAAAGTATGCATTCTCGCCGGATTGGTTTAGCTTTGGCTGCCTGCTGTACGAGATGATCGAGGGCCAGGCACCATTCCGAATGCGCAAGGAGAAGGTCAAGCGTGAGGAGGTGGATAGGCGCGTTAAG GAGGATCCCGAAAAGTATTCGAGCAAGTTTAATGATGAAGCCAAATCAATGTGCCAACAGCTGTTAGCTAAATCGATAAAGCAGCGCCTCGGGTGCCGCAACGGGAGGATGGGGGCCCAGGATGTGATGGCCCATCCGTTCTTCCATTCAACGCAACTAAATTGGCGCCGCCTGGAGGCTGGCATGCTCGAGCCGCCATTTGTGCCAGAC CCGCACGCCGTTTACGCCAAAGATGTACTCGATATTGAACAGTTCTCGACGGTGAAGGGTGTCAATATCGATGAATCCGACACGAATTTCTACACGAAATTCAACACTGGCTCTGTGTCCATTTCATGGCAGACTGAAATGATGGAAACGGAGTGTTTTCGCGAGCTGAACGTGTTCGGTCCCGAGGAGTGCCCCACGCCAGATTTGCAGATCAATGCAACGCCCGAACCGGACAAGGCTGGATGTTTCCCCTTCAGGCGGAAG AAGAAGCAGCCAGCACGCACACAGCCCATACCCATTCCTGAGCATCTGTTAACCACTAGTCACAGCGTGTCCTCTACGACGGTTGAGAGCTGA
- the LOC117897702 gene encoding lysyl oxidase homolog 2A, translating to MDSQRLMLLLPLLLLLGLSCCRANNRLNVQNNYRNMMVRLATNQASRGEVRVLREGRVEVSFDFGATWGTICSTSWSMREANVVCRQLGLGFASKATQSTEHGDNKRYPWGMVGTLCRGTERRLAECTRESRYPNICNAGNTNITVVACVKHSADLEIGLADIERTARLESVPMSRLTCAMEEHCLSADAYVIRQTKPHAERILLRFSVKATNVGNADVSPYANYKDWVWHQCHRHYHSMNVFATFDVYDLNYKKVAQGHKASFCLMDTECKPGHTRKYTCGNTTQGISVGCSDTYTDVLDCQWVDVTRVPINRRYILRVALNPEYKLGELSFENNGAECILDYTGVHETTRVFNCRRSPLWFKI from the exons ATGGACTCGCAACGCCTGATGCTattactgccgctgctgctgctgctcggattGAGCTGCTGTCGAGCCAACAATCGTCTCAACGTTCAGAATAATTACAGGAACATGATGGTGCGTCTCGCCACCAATCAGGCTTCTCGCGGCGAGGTGAGAGTTCTAAGGGAGGGACGCGTCGAGGTGAGCTTCGACTTTGGCGCCACTTGGGGTACCATTTGTAGCACCAGTTGGAGCATGCGGGAGGCAAATGTCGTGTGCCGTCAGCTGGGACTGGGCTTTGCCTCAAAGGCCACTCAGAGCACGGAGCATGGGGACAACAAACGGTATCCGTGGGGCATGGTGGGCACCCTCTGCCGTGGCACAGAGCGACGCCTGGCCGAATGCACGCGTGAGTCGCGATATCCGAACATTTGTAATGCTGGGAATACGAACATAACCGTTGTGGCATGCGTAAAGCACTCGGCTGATCTGGAAATTGGGCTTGCCGATATCGAAAGAACCGCCCGCCTGGAGTCGGTGCCCATGTCGCGACTCACCTGCGCCATGGAGGAGCACTGCCTGTCGGCGGACGCGTATGTCATACGGCAAACGAAGCCGCATGCGGAGAGGATCTTGCTTCGTTTCTCCGTCAAGGCCACCAATGTGGGAAATGCGGACGTGAGTCCGTATGCCAACTACAAGGATTGGGTGTGGCATCAGTGCCACAGGCACTACCACAGCATGAATGTCTTTGCCACCTTCGATGTGTACGATTTGAACTATAAGAAGGTAGCCCAGGGGCACAAGGCCTCCTTCTGCCTGATGGACACGGAGTGCAAGCCAGGCCACACTAGGAAGTACACCTGTGGCAACACCACTCAGG GCATCTCTGTTGGTTGTTCAGACACATACACTGATGTCCTGGACTGTCAGTGGGTGGACGTGACCAGGGTGCCCATCAATCGAAGATATATCCTGCGGGTGGCCCTCAATCCTGAGTACAAGCTTGGCGAACTTTCCTTTGAGAACAACGGAGCGGAATGCATTCTCGATTATACGGGCGTGCACGAAACCACGAGGGTTTTCAACTGCCGACGATCTCCACTGTGGTTTAAAATCTAA
- the LOC117897703 gene encoding methylthioribose-1-phosphate isomerase: MSLQSIKYTRGSLEILDQLLLPVQSKYLPVRGVEDGWKVINKMQVRGAPAIAIVGCLSLAVEIHPEEFESKKSLRQELEGKLNYLVSARPTAVNMKIAADELLVLANDLTKDDDVDVAAMKQRFLNATEAMLKKDIADNRAIGAHGAKAILQRVAAAAGAPMSGPVRVLTHCNTGSLATAGYGTALGVVRQLSELGKLEHVYCTETRPYNQGARLTAYELVHEKLPATLVLDSMVAALLRAKNVAAVVVGADRVAANGDTANKIGTYQIAVVARHHDVPFYVAAPLTSIDLHIPSGDHIIIEERPDREMTHVGEHRIAAPGINCWNPAFDVTPASLITGIITERGVFKPAQLKEAITKLLES, encoded by the exons atgAGTCTACAATCGATCAAATACACTCGGGGCAGCCTGGAGATACTGGatcagctgttgctgccggtGCAGTCAAAGTATTTGCCGGTGCGCGGTGTGGAGGACGGCTGGAAGGTCATCAACAAGATGCAG GTGCGAGGCGCACCGGCGATTGCCATTGTGGGATGCCTGTCCCTGGCCGTGGAGATCCATCCGGAGGAGTTCGAGAGCAAGAAATCGCTGCGGCAGGAGCTTGAGGGGAAGCTGAACTATTTGGTTTCGGCACGGCCGACGGCAGTCAACATGAAAATTGCCGCCGATGAGCTGCTTGTGCTGGCCAATGACCTGACCAAGGATGACGACGTCGACGTGGCCGCCATGAAGCAAAG ATTCCTGAATGCCACCGAGGCGATGCTCAAGAAAGACATTGCCGATAATCGCGCAATCGGTGCCCACGGGGCCAAGGCCATTCTCCAGCGTGTGGCTGCGGCGGCCGGAGCCCCAATGTCCGGCCCAGTGCGTGTTCTCACCCACTGCAACACGGGATCACTGGCCACAGCGGGCTACGGCACGGCTCTGGGCGTTGTGCGGCAGCTGAGTGAGCTTGGAAAGTTGG AGCACGTATACTGCACAGAGACACGGCCGTACAATCAAGGAGCACGGCTTACCGCCTATGAGTTGGTGCATGAGAAGTTACCCGCCACCCTGGTGCTGGACAGCATGGTGGCGGCTCTGCTGCGAGCCAAGAATGTGGCTGCCGTCGTTGTGGGGGCAGATCGC GTGGCGGCTAATGGCGACACGGCCAACAAGATCGGAACCTACCAGATTGCGGTGGTGGCCAGGCACCACGATGTGCCCTTCTATGTGGCCGCCCCACTGACCTCCATCGATCTGCATATACCCAGCGGCGACCACATCATCATCGAGGAGCGACCAGATCGGGAGATGACCCACGTGGGAGAGCATCGGATTGCTGCACCGGGCATCAACTGCTGGAATCCCGCCTTCGATGTGACGCCCGCCTCCCTGATTACGGGCATCATCACGGAGCGGGGCGTCTTCAAGCCGGCGCAACTGAAAGAGGCGATTACGAAGCTGCTTGAATCATAA
- the LOC117896921 gene encoding isochorismatase domain-containing protein 1 yields the protein MRKAIGASLYRLQPEKTLFMQCDIQEKFKPAIPLMNALIENTKKLLAAGKILNVPLLVTEQYPERLGKTVAELDIRHACANIPKTKFSMIVGPIKKNMADMFSGKPQTVVLFGMETHICVEQTAFDLINNKVSVWLVADCCASRLNQDRDLALERLRDIGCVITSSESVIFNLLNGKDHKAFKEITALVRKVSADMQIAAPKK from the exons ATGAGGAAAGCCATTGGTGCGTCGCTTTACCGCCTGCAGCCAGAGAAAACGCTGTTTATGCAATGCGATATCCAGGAAAAGTTCAAACCGGCCATACCGCTGATGAATGCGCTCATAGAAAACACCAAGAAATTG TTGGCAGCCGGCAAGATCCTCAACGTGCCCCTGCTGGTCACCGAACAATATCCCGAGAGGCTGGGCAAGACAGTCGCCGAGCTGGACATTCGGCATGCCTGCGCCAACATACCAAAGACCAAGTTCAGCATGATCGTGGGCCCGATCAAGAAGAACATGGCTGACATGTTCAGCGGCAAGCCTCAGACGGTGGTGCTCTTTGGCATGGAG ACCCACATTTGCGTGGAGCAAACAGCCTTTGACCTGATCAACAATAAGGTGAGTGTGTGGCTGGTGGCCGACTGCTGTGCCTCGCGACTCAATCAGGATCGGGACTTGGCGCTGGAGCGTCTGCGGGACATTGGCTGCGTGATAACCAGCTCGGAGAGTGTCATCTTCAATCTGCTGAACGGCAAGGATCACAAGGCGTTTAAGGAGATCACAGCGCTGGTGAGGAAGGTCTCGGCGGATATGCAGATCGCGGCGCCAAAGAAGTGA